The following are encoded in a window of Pseudomonas graminis genomic DNA:
- a CDS encoding fimbrial protein, which translates to MKTSIIRKWLMLPITLLMTLLMPGLALALTCKTQGAGESVVRADLSSTVAIPANLPDGSVVWRSERLNLAVECARDEAGGPEDVFMYLNPENLQIGEGIRAGLTLSSVDYVQNSGRIPTQQQAPACTDASSGCPSVTFNLPFSVFIEKYGPTPPSGVASDLYDYRMFQLDGRDGPNPGADGKLSYVINNLMGLRFVACDAELRVMPETVDFGDVAIRNVRVGEMATFQRFALATSRTCESPFSLNARITPVSGILKGDVLVPVDNDSIGIRITQARDRSPVPFHEPFHLTDLLEGNYSDTADFNAELLWQTSTPTAGPFSAEVMVDLFYK; encoded by the coding sequence ATGAAAACATCCATTATCCGAAAGTGGCTGATGCTGCCAATCACGTTGCTGATGACGCTGCTGATGCCTGGCCTCGCACTGGCGCTGACCTGCAAGACCCAGGGCGCTGGTGAGTCAGTGGTTCGCGCGGACCTGAGCAGCACCGTTGCCATTCCTGCGAACCTGCCCGATGGCAGCGTGGTCTGGCGCTCGGAGCGATTGAACCTTGCCGTCGAGTGTGCGCGGGACGAAGCGGGCGGCCCTGAAGACGTGTTCATGTACCTGAACCCTGAAAACTTGCAGATCGGGGAAGGGATTCGCGCCGGACTCACGTTAAGTAGCGTTGATTACGTGCAAAACAGCGGGCGTATTCCTACGCAACAGCAGGCGCCTGCCTGCACGGATGCAAGCTCGGGCTGCCCGAGCGTCACGTTCAACCTGCCGTTTTCAGTGTTCATAGAGAAGTACGGCCCGACCCCGCCCTCCGGCGTCGCCAGTGATCTGTACGACTATCGGATGTTTCAACTGGATGGCCGCGACGGGCCGAACCCCGGGGCTGACGGCAAGTTGAGCTACGTCATCAACAACCTGATGGGCTTGCGCTTTGTGGCGTGCGACGCCGAATTGCGCGTCATGCCCGAGACGGTGGACTTCGGCGACGTTGCCATTCGCAATGTGCGAGTGGGAGAGATGGCGACATTTCAGCGCTTTGCCCTGGCCACCAGCCGGACCTGCGAATCGCCGTTCAGCCTCAATGCGCGAATTACCCCGGTGTCCGGGATACTCAAGGGCGATGTGCTGGTGCCGGTCGACAACGACAGCATCGGCATTCGGATCACCCAGGCCCGCGACCGCTCGCCCGTACCGTTCCACGAACCCTTTCACCTGACCGATCTTCTGGAAGGCAACTACTCGGACACGGCCGACTTCAACGCCGAACTGCTGTGGCAAACCAGCACGCCGACCGCGGGGCCTTTTTCAGCGGAAGTGATGGTGGATCTGTTCTACAAATAG
- a CDS encoding GlxA family transcriptional regulator has translation MKRVAIVLFPNVQSLDVAGPLDVFAEANRFLPEGDGYEIVTIGSAPYPIIASNGMPLGAQYSLADAPKPFDTLLIPGGPSLPDAAEMPALTQWLLQAVPQARRYGSICTGAFILGHAGLLDGRQAATHWSHARQLADRFPHARVEPDRIYVRDGALMTSAGVTAGIDMALALVAEDHGPSISLAVAKRLLVVAQRQGGQSQFSPYLTASADDDSPVAKVQRYVMEHIGEPFSVERLADVVAMSPRTFARVFARDAKVTPAEFVQRARIDAARHLLEGSEMVIKAVAYHCGFGSAARMRLIFSQRLGVTPTQYRDSFRKDA, from the coding sequence ATGAAGCGCGTCGCGATCGTGCTGTTTCCCAACGTTCAGTCCCTGGACGTGGCCGGGCCGCTCGACGTTTTCGCCGAAGCCAACCGCTTCCTGCCCGAGGGTGATGGCTACGAGATCGTCACCATCGGCTCGGCGCCCTACCCGATCATTGCGTCCAACGGCATGCCGCTGGGTGCGCAGTATTCCCTGGCGGACGCGCCTAAGCCGTTCGACACCCTCCTGATTCCCGGCGGCCCTTCGCTGCCGGACGCCGCGGAAATGCCCGCCCTTACCCAGTGGCTGCTGCAAGCCGTGCCCCAGGCGCGACGCTACGGTTCGATCTGCACCGGGGCGTTCATCCTCGGGCACGCCGGTTTGCTGGATGGCCGGCAGGCTGCTACCCACTGGAGCCACGCTCGGCAACTCGCCGACCGGTTCCCCCACGCGAGGGTTGAGCCTGATCGCATTTACGTTCGCGACGGCGCGCTGATGACATCAGCCGGGGTCACAGCGGGCATCGACATGGCGCTGGCATTGGTGGCGGAGGATCACGGCCCGTCAATTTCCCTCGCGGTGGCCAAGCGTCTGCTGGTGGTCGCCCAGCGTCAGGGCGGGCAGTCGCAATTCAGCCCGTACCTCACGGCGTCGGCAGACGACGATTCGCCCGTGGCCAAGGTGCAGCGCTATGTGATGGAGCACATCGGCGAACCGTTTTCAGTGGAGCGGCTGGCCGACGTGGTGGCGATGAGTCCGCGCACGTTCGCCCGGGTATTTGCCCGCGACGCCAAGGTCACCCCTGCAGAGTTCGTGCAGCGCGCGCGCATCGACGCTGCCCGGCACTTGCTGGAAGGCAGCGAAATGGTGATCAAGGCGGTGGCGTATCACTGCGGGTTTGGCAGCGCCGCGCGGATGCGGCTGATCTTCAGCCAGCGTCTGGGAGTGACGCCGACTCAATACCGGGACAGTTTTCGCAAGGACGCATGA
- a CDS encoding GNAT family N-acetyltransferase, with translation MRRDLGPTLDDPGWPAAVRPVEFTAQNAPLVHQLLVLGREHGGGRVADYPAWLDAFETDPECDRALCFVLEDAQGVVAVAQCWTSAFIRNLVVHPRARNQGLGLTLLDQVFEAFRQRGEGHVDLKVMESNLGARRLYERAGMQYIQRHELEPR, from the coding sequence ATGCGCCGCGATCTCGGCCCGACCCTTGATGATCCGGGGTGGCCGGCCGCCGTGCGCCCCGTTGAATTCACCGCGCAAAACGCGCCTTTGGTGCACCAATTGTTGGTGCTGGGCCGCGAGCACGGTGGCGGTCGCGTCGCGGATTACCCGGCATGGCTTGATGCCTTCGAGACTGATCCTGAGTGTGATCGGGCGCTGTGTTTCGTGCTGGAGGACGCACAGGGTGTGGTCGCGGTTGCGCAATGCTGGACCAGCGCGTTCATCCGCAACCTGGTGGTTCACCCTCGCGCGCGCAATCAGGGCTTGGGTCTCACGCTGCTCGATCAGGTGTTTGAAGCCTTTCGCCAGCGCGGTGAGGGCCACGTCGACCTCAAGGTGATGGAAAGCAATCTCGGCGCACGCCGGCTGTATGAGCGCGCCGGTATGCAATATATTCAGCGCCACGAACTCGAACCGCGCTGA
- a CDS encoding chemotaxis protein CheV: protein MSKNVRADSLSLLLFTLRSGKLMAINLLKVSEIIPCPPLTRLPESHPHVKGVATLRGNPLSVIDLSRAIGERPLVDPDGGCLIVTDVSRSKQGLHVQAVSKIVHCLTTDIRPPPFGSGHKSFITGVTQVDGTLVQVLDIEKVIHGIAPPRVVAEPAELRPEDAEVLAKARILVVDDSQVALQQSVITLRNLGVECHTARSAREAIDQLLELQGTAQQINVVVSDIEMSEMDGYALTRTLRETPDFQELYVLLHTSLDSAMNAEKANAAGANAVLTKFSSPELTRCLIEAARTVEAQGI, encoded by the coding sequence ATGTCCAAGAACGTCCGTGCGGATTCACTCTCGCTTCTGCTGTTCACGTTACGCAGCGGAAAGCTGATGGCGATCAACCTGCTAAAAGTCAGTGAAATCATTCCCTGCCCTCCCCTCACGCGTCTGCCGGAATCCCATCCACACGTCAAAGGCGTCGCCACCTTGCGCGGCAATCCGCTGTCAGTGATCGACCTGAGTCGTGCCATTGGCGAGCGCCCGTTGGTGGACCCGGATGGCGGCTGCCTGATCGTCACCGATGTCAGCCGCTCCAAGCAGGGGCTGCACGTGCAGGCCGTCAGCAAGATCGTTCACTGCCTGACCACCGACATTCGTCCGCCTCCGTTTGGCTCCGGCCACAAGTCATTCATCACCGGCGTGACACAGGTGGACGGGACGCTGGTTCAGGTGCTGGACATCGAGAAGGTGATTCACGGTATCGCCCCGCCGCGAGTTGTTGCAGAGCCCGCGGAGCTGCGCCCTGAAGATGCCGAAGTGCTCGCCAAGGCACGCATTCTGGTGGTCGATGACAGTCAGGTGGCGCTGCAGCAATCGGTGATCACTCTGCGCAATCTGGGCGTCGAATGCCACACGGCCCGCAGCGCGCGGGAAGCCATTGATCAACTGCTTGAACTGCAAGGCACCGCACAGCAGATCAACGTGGTGGTGTCCGACATCGAGATGTCGGAAATGGACGGCTACGCGCTCACTCGTACACTTCGGGAAACGCCGGACTTCCAGGAGCTGTACGTGCTGCTGCACACTTCACTGGACAGCGCGATGAACGCCGAAAAAGCCAACGCCGCCGGCGCCAACGCGGTTCTGACAAAATTTTCCTCGCCCGAGCTGACACGATGCTTGATCGAAGCCGCCCGCACGGTCGAAGCTCAGGGCATCTGA
- the hmpA gene encoding NO-inducible flavohemoprotein: MLSASDRAIVKSTVPLLESGGEALITHFYKMLLDRYPQVRPLFNQAHQASGDQPRALANGVLMYARHIDQLDQLGDLVAKIINKHVALQILPEHYPLVGECLLESIRQVLGAEIATDEVITAWGNAYGQLADILIGAEKTIYDEKAQAVGGWRGAREFKVVAKTRESSEITSFYFAPADGQPILQFTAGQYIGLQLQVEGEEIRRNYSLSALAGNNQYRISVKREPDGLASNYLHDHLQIGDSINLYPPSGEFTLTDSDKPLVLISGGVGITPTLTMLEAALPTQRPIYFIHCARNGSVHAFRDWIESLASKHPQLKRFYCYAEDDGVSPAAHGTGLLDQTRLEQWLPENRDVDAYFLGPKGFMAAIKRQLKAAGVPEAQARYEFFGPASALE; encoded by the coding sequence ATGTTGTCCGCATCGGATCGTGCCATCGTCAAGTCAACAGTGCCACTGCTGGAAAGCGGCGGAGAAGCGCTGATTACCCATTTCTACAAAATGCTGCTCGATCGATACCCACAAGTCCGTCCTCTGTTCAATCAGGCACATCAGGCCAGCGGTGATCAGCCTCGCGCACTGGCGAACGGGGTGTTGATGTACGCGCGGCATATCGATCAGCTTGATCAACTGGGCGATCTGGTCGCCAAAATCATAAACAAGCACGTGGCCCTTCAGATTCTGCCCGAGCACTACCCTCTTGTCGGGGAATGCCTGCTCGAGTCCATCCGCCAAGTGCTGGGGGCCGAGATTGCCACTGACGAGGTGATTACGGCGTGGGGCAACGCCTACGGACAGCTGGCCGACATTTTGATCGGCGCAGAAAAAACCATCTACGACGAAAAGGCCCAGGCAGTGGGCGGCTGGCGTGGCGCGCGGGAATTCAAGGTCGTCGCCAAGACACGGGAGAGCTCAGAAATCACCTCGTTCTACTTCGCCCCTGCAGACGGCCAGCCGATTTTGCAGTTCACTGCCGGCCAGTACATCGGCCTGCAGTTGCAGGTGGAGGGCGAAGAAATCCGCCGCAACTACTCGTTGTCGGCGCTGGCCGGCAATAACCAGTACCGCATCAGCGTCAAGCGCGAACCGGACGGTCTCGCTTCCAACTACCTGCACGATCACCTGCAGATTGGCGACAGCATCAATCTGTATCCGCCATCGGGGGAGTTCACGCTGACCGACAGCGACAAACCGCTGGTGCTCATCAGCGGGGGTGTCGGCATCACCCCAACCCTGACGATGCTTGAGGCAGCGTTGCCGACCCAGCGGCCGATTTACTTCATCCACTGCGCACGCAACGGCTCGGTCCATGCATTTCGCGACTGGATCGAGAGCCTGGCGAGCAAGCATCCTCAGCTCAAGCGTTTCTATTGCTATGCCGAAGATGACGGCGTCAGCCCGGCGGCTCATGGGACGGGTCTGCTCGATCAGACACGCCTGGAACAGTGGCTGCCGGAGAATCGCGACGTCGATGCGTACTTCCTGGGGCCGAAAGGCTTCATGGCGGCGATCAAGCGTCAACTGAAAGCGGCCGGGGTGCCCGAGGCACAGGCGCGTTATGAATTCTTCGGTCCTGCGTCAGCGTTGGAATAA